The DNA segment TAGAAAACCTTGTTGTCTCAGATTGTTATGAAGTGTAAATTTCTCTTCTCACCACCTTCatttaattattgtaattttgcatttaaatgcaaaaaaataagtCTTCAGCAGAAAAGTATTTTTAGTAGTATTACAATAACTGATAAAGAATACAGCTGGTGACTGGTATAAAAATGTAGATTTAAGGAAAGCAGACATTATCAAAAACTTATTTCTTTGAATGAGAATATCTATAATGGAGATTTTAATGCAGAattaattattacatttttgtattcaaatattcTTGCTACATCAAACATTGTATGTACCAGTCAAAATTGATGTTCAGTGATGGAGGGCGTTCTAAtaagttaatatatatttttgtaaattattttgtaaaatgtgtattttaaaaatgacatgaaTTAAAGGGAACCACTTACAATGAGATAATTCGTATGCAGTTGTACATGACGTATTAACATTCAGATATCTCATTTCATTTGAGATCCATAAGGCAAATAGACTTGCTTATGggtcaatttaaaattttgaaagttttatacatagggttacatataaaaaatgttgtcatttagatttttatctTTCTTCTATGGAGAAAACAGTGTTTTAGAAGtgtttcttcttttgtttttgtggaGTCTCTATGACCAGGTGGTAAAAGTAGTTAATCTAGTGAGTTGCATTCTGTGGCAGGTGAGGTTAACTCTGACCTTTATTGACTAAGATTTCCATTTGAAGGTCATTGGTTCTCTATGAGCTTTCGTGGCAGGTGAGGTTAACTTTGACCTTTATTGACTAAGATTTCCATTTGAAGGTCACTGGTTCTCAAACTGGTTGTTAAACAATCTTCCACTTGTAGATCATACAACCTTGTCTTGGTATGATTTGCATACCATAATGGAGTATGAAGATGACTCCTGGCTTTGACTTTTGACCTTCAAGATGAAttaatagatttttatttatccACCACAACaccatatatagatataagaagatgtagtatgagtgcaaatatacaataaattgtaaaaaaatattcacaacaattcaaattaaaagCTTGATTAAATCAGTTCAGCTATAAATTGTACAAGTATATGTAATATGAATACTATTTTCAGACCATATGATCATGTGTTTTATTGATTATTATAATACTCTGCAAACTATAAGTAATTTAGTAAGAAGTTGTATTTAGATAGAATTATTTACTAGGAGTAGTTTAGGAAGCAAAATGTGAATAACATAGTGACACTTAATTCAAGTGTTTGGAGTGTTAAAACTAGTCATCTCTGTCAACTATAGCTTTAGATGTTATTGATATCTTAAAGATTTATGtttagttatattttattttcagaatgtCATACTTAAGAAAAATCATGCAGTCCACAATACAGAAACGACATATTTTGATAGCTATATTGATCTTAGTTGTACTGATCATCATATTACAATTTGGTGGTCCACATTACTGTAGATACATTGACATAAAGAAGAAGATTGAATACATCTGTATTGAAGATCCTGATACTCAAAATAAAACAGGACTAGAAGATGTCAAACCTTTACCTCTAGTTTATCAAAACAACTACTTTATAGATAAAAATTCAGGTGGAAAAGTTCAGGCCAAAAAACTTTATAGACCATCAACAAGAAATGATTTAGACTTCACTGCAGCTGAAAAGAGCCGCATACATTCATGCGTTAACAATTTCAAAAGTGATTGGAAGAAGGGCCAAAGTGATTTCTGGGATGGAGATGAACAGTATGTAAGACGCACCCATCACAATTATCTCATTCCTGGGGACAATGTTATGATTGAAGTAGGGGGAAATGTTGGCGAGGATGCTCAATATTACTTAGACACATACAAGCCAAAGCATTATATCATGTTAGAACCTTTAAAACTGTTATACCGAAAACTTCAACAacgatttaaaaattacacGAATGCAATTACATATAATGTTGGACTTggtaaaagaaatgaaaaatttatgataaaaatggAAGGTAATGTTGGTGATGCTTCTTCACCATTTTTTGGTTCCGGCGAAGGAACCTGTTCTCTCAAGGTTATAAATGCAATTGATTTTTTCAGTGCACTTGGTGTTGGTAACTTCAAGGTTGATCTGATTACCATAAACTGTGAGGGTTGTGAATATGATTTGTTGGAGACAATTTTATCTACAGACCTTGTGTATCACTTTAAACATATCCAATTTGGTACTCATCCAACGCTGAAAAACCTTGCTGATCCTGTCAGAAGATATTGCCAAATACAAGAAAGGTTGAGTAGGACCCACAAGTTAACTTATCAATATAAGTTTACATGGGAAACCTGGAAGTTAAAAGATATTTAGTCTATGTACATTCCATTGTTAAAGTTATCTttacatttattcattttcttcatACAACTGAGTATTCTACAAATGACAGATCTGTGAGACATGTACATGTGCTTTTTTAATTATAAGTCTGTATTAATATTAATGatacaaaaaacataatgcattatcatatatatcaattctacagatatataattttgttatccATTACCAAGTAACTGTTAGGCATGCAAAGTGAAATAGGAAATGGTTCTTCTCATATTGCCTCATGATGGAAGAAAATGAGAGTCACAAAGAATTGCACTAGAGATGatggagttatttccctttacagAATTGTCATGAATCATTccatatattatttaatttccaACCAACAATTTATTTCCCTTTTACAGAATTGTCAAAGAGCATGTCATCTATCATAGAGATGGATATTAGCTTTTGATATACTAAACACAATTATTTGTATGCTTTCCACCTTTGAATCACCTGTTTTGTAACTTTTACATGGTGTGGTACTTGCTCATTAATGTAACGTTCCTTTTAAAGtcaaacatatttaatatttctttgGATATATATTcgtttaaatcttttttatacttatccattcatattttacatttcattttaagGTAAATGAAAATAGCTTTAACCCAGTCACATTAGATTACTTTCAGATCATTTTTCAAGATGCATTATAATAATGTCCATCTGATATTCAGTttacacattttaatgttttcatggtattttttttagtgCAATTAGGGACATACAAGTACAacttttatttgtgttaatattttatgttttatcataCTGTTGTCATggttatattttatgtttacaaattaGTCCGCTTTTACAGATGTCAGCATTAAAGGttgcatttattttgtattttattgtaggttttactGTTTGTCATGcattaattttgttgttaatttaCTGAGACATTATAAATACAGCATGTTTGTGCATAAAAGTTAATAGATAGGTAGGTCATAAGAACGTTGTCTTAGTTAAGTTATATGTTTGAACATTTGTATGGATATATACTTGAATGATTTATCTGaccttattttgtttatttaaacaatgaaaataccTGTGTATTATAAAACGCACATTATTTAGTAGATTGGGAAActgtttaattcaaaataataggGTTAAAGACTGTACAAAGATATACTTGGTTTaccagttttacaaaattgtatatttgtgttttatcataCTTGTAAAAATCTGACCAGTTGCAACAATACAGTGAGTTGTGTATAAATCTATCTAACAAATTTGGTTATGACAGTGGGAAACAATTcacaatataaattgaaaataatctcATTAGCCTTTTTGGTTAAGAAAAGatatgaaaatttgttttttgttattaatcaTGTCATGCATATGAATGCCCTAATTTCACCCTGTAGCGTCAATTGTTATTTGAGTAATGCACCTCCTTAaattagattttgtttttagcCAGAATTGTATTTGCTATGACTGCCATTATCTACATAAAAATTATCAAGAGTTAGCCCTTATGTCAACCTGATTTAGTCTTAAAGATCACAATACAATGTGTGAAATGTACCTCTGATAGAGATTGATTTTCACAATAATATgataactttttctttattgGGAATTGTATGCATGTATCCTTAGATTTATGCCATAATGTCTGATCATGATATGTAATAGAAACCTGACAATGCAACAACTtctgaaattgaaaattcttgtgaaaaagaccaaaaagtaTGTTTCAAAAGGCTAATGTAATGgtgctattttattttgttcatactAAATATCTTGAACATATACTTTTATTGTGAGTGTGAGTTTTTGTGGATTTTCAGAGTCATATAACAAACCCTTGTGTTCTTCatccagttttttttttaaagtaagtttgTTTGTTTAGAAATGgatttcattaattatttttgagttatattgatatttttatcacaATAGGCATAATATCCTTGAAACAATCTGAGTTTGAGGAATACAAGGGAATTTTTCcttttacacaatttaaaaaatatttttataatttcttagattaagtttgatttatttttattattgattgaaTGAATACTCTATTGTACAGTGTATCATTTTTAAGATCACTTTGGTAATGagattttttcaatatgtaATACTCAGAGATGTGTAAAGAGTGGGTGCCAATATTCGCCGGTGACACAATTCCgccattttatgatttttaggTGTAAAAACTGCAAAGGATGGCTGAAATGGAAGACATATACCTgtaaatgatattatataacaaatatgattatttttttaaactgagacAAAATTGCGGCACCTACCAAAAAGGACAGAAAAAGGGACGATTTTAGCCAATTTCCTAAAGAAAAAACACGAATTAAAAGAAGTATTTCTAAGTAATTCTTTGACTGATGAATGCCCTAAATTTCAGTTCTTAAcacctttgaaatgtctgctattcatctataatgaaattgatttgatcAATGTTGTTTAAAGGTGTGATTATTTGGTTTTGAATAGATGagtaaaaacggcgaatatgtgtccccaTTGACAAAAATCAGGgaatttcaaacaccctttaatctaacttttcagatgataatattcaaacaaacacgttttcaagcctaagaatattttgcatttgaagttatcttcatatagaaatatcagtatacttcaaagACATTTAGATCTGaacataaactgtagaaaacatgaaaagatgtggcgaaaatgagcaccccactctttAGTCATATTTCAATACTCATTATGAATATTTGtcagaaattaaacaaatatcctATTTGCAGTTTAAAACAGTGATACGTTTGATTTTCAGTTACCTTATAAATGTTCAATTTGCCATTCACTTGTTGGAAGttgcatatacatttttgtagatatttTAGATTAAATACTCAATTCAAGTCATGTacagaaatatttattgaaaacatatattgccgattcttttattttggtgggtatcaattttcgtggattaacgAAATCTtgtattttcgtggatatttgatttcagggTTTTGTCAAAGTCTGTATTATACACCATGTCAAATTAGTGATTCTTTGAACATCAATTTGTGGTTCACATGTTTCAACGAAAACcacaaaattggtatcccacaaataataatgaatccacaatagTATACAGTCTAGTCCAAAATATTGTATTAAGAAAAATTTACCTAATTTTACAGCAATGCTAAAAACaagatttcattgaaaatattttgcataaatGTGTAAATGTGCATTTTATTCATTGAACCGAAAGAATTGTAAAACTTGTTATATTTTCACTGTCTACatattgttatttattagtTAAGCATGTGGAATAATTTTATACTTTCAAcaaatgttgtacatgtattattttttaaaagacattaaaTCTAgcttacatttgatttattgaacAGTTATATTTAGGGAAGTTTTATTATGATTATAGTGGTGTTTCAAGTTGAAAGACTTATTGTATATATGGgctaattcttaaattttataaactacTCCAGTGAGAAAATGTTAAGGTGTATGTAAGgctatttcaaaaatatgataacattttttttcaaaagaggcATTTTCAAGCTAAAGGTTGTGCaaaaattgtcagattttgtacaaaatatatatgaaaagtgACTTTTAGGTTAATAGAAATTAGCaatataattatagaataaGATTTGAGAAGATGGCTCTTATAATGGGCTTTCAgaacatataaaaatgttaatttactgaacattcctTTATGAAAGTTAGACTTTCTCAGTTATCTCTCCTGATATGGCTAAATTTTTAGAAATGAGTCAAAAAATTTCTGtagtaaaagaaataatcctAGGAATTATAACATATGAGCCTTAAAAATATTCTAAACTAACATACACTAGGATTCTTCAAAATAGGAAAAGGACCTAGCAACCATACAATGATTAACTAAAAATTGATGATATTAGGGAGTTCTATTGgtagatttttattttgaatcattCAATCAAGGGGTTTTATAGAAAATGATCTAGCAACAGAATGGTACAAATAGTCAATGCCCTATTATGTTGATCAACAAAAGATAGAATAAAATCAAGGGACATTAGAAACTTTTGGTAAccacctttttatttttcaaattcaaattaagtGACCTTGCAGATTTATAATGTAGAGAATATGTCTCAGCCTGataataattttttgtattgacatatactcatcatatatatagttattttttttcaatttaatgcCACAATgagattttatttgttatgaagATGATGTGATAAACATATACTGCCAATAATTGTACATGTTATCTTTACAGTCTATTACAGAAATCGTAATGGATTTTTACTCAGCAAATTAATAGATGGATAATTTGAAAGGGGATTCTACTGTCAGATACAATGTAGGAAACATTTTTAGGATATGGTTTGTAGTATTTACAGATTAATAATTTATGactttagtattttttttattttttttttttattttaccgaTCTGATTAGTCTAGTCACTTTCCAACTTTTATAAGGTACAATGAGTTTTATATAGGAATTTTCAACTATCATCAATGctatgaatattttaacattttattctgTTAACACAGAGTATTTTGTGTtctgcatacatgtatatatatgaccCGTTTGAGTCTGAAATAAAGAGTATCTGATCTTATCTTACTTTAATAGTTTATTGTTCTACTGTTGTACTATTGACCTGGATTATAGGAAACACCACACCACAATCATAGGgtgtctcattggggggttccgatcctGAATCCCGCTTagtgttttgtcagattcccgtatcccgcttacactatgtaggtaagcaattttcatttttggaaagattagaacttgttctaaatctttacttaggcACTGGCCTCCCTAACAACACGACAGGTTAGCTACTGTTACTAAATGTTATCACACTGAAATAAGGAATCTCACTAAGACGAGTCCGTGAGTCCTGGactcatcaaaatctgtctggactcatCATTTCCAAAACTGGTGAGTCAACAGATGCATCAAGattgaaaattttgtatatactgaacagttaaacacaaatatcatcattttatagCTTTAGTTTAAAAGAAATCTGAATTAAATGTCATTTGTGGTGTGGTAGGCCATGGAgactaaaatattacattatattgcaataaattATCTTCTTCTTGCTGTTGGACTCACCATGGTCAAAAATGATGAGTCCCTGGACTCGCTTTCAACAATCCTTAGAGAGAACCCTGAAGTCTGAAATATGGTTCCCTATGGTTCTCATGTATGTGCACATATACACTGAAAAATGGGTATATTATTGGAATAGTTCATTCAAGAATTTATGTCATTTAGGTGTGGTCATTtgcagacttttttttaattagtttaatTAAGGAATTAAGTATTGATACAATAATTCtatgattgacaactgtcattatcactaaacaacCAGAGACAAGGTGGACCTTTAATTACGATGCACCTCCTCCTAAACTGTcaatcaaattgaccacattacTTTTCAACCTAAGTCTTACATAATATGACAGACccaatacaatgtacattatGCATatcaatacacaaaaaaaatgacctaatatttgaaaacacaaatgtatatattagatatttaatatataaggatgatttatttattgcctattacttttgatctacattaattttatttacttaaagtgattctgtaaattatatctgaaagataaatgatctttttttttttatcagtaattgaaacagtttaaaaaaaattaaacttttaattataacaaaccattgtttattaatttattcacCATCAAACATTATGtctattttagtcatttgaAGTTTTATTAGAAGTgagtatatataaagttttgcaatcaagaaagaatctacatttcaataaataagttttttttaatttgtgtatgttgaaaaagtacattttcaatGCCCTGTGctgaaaaatactttaaaaattgaactaAAGGCACTATACAACTTTAAATCTTCAATGTCATATAACCTCTATTTCAACTTACAAAATgcccaaaacaacattttaagaTTATTATTGTTGACAATTTAAAGTTCTTAGCTATAGGTCTAGATTTTATGTCTTACAAGGATAGTTCGAAGCATTTACTAGAAGATATTTTGATTTggatttttttgcttttttgaaaCAAGCTCAGAACAGGCAATATTATTTGGATAAGATTTAAactgcagtttaaataaaattgtgcaaattaagagatccttatcatttaattcaaGCTCATTTTATCCTGATACTGGAAAAGCATGGTAATGCAATTTTTAGCAATAGTgctttataaatgttcatttcccccaccataccttaatatgaaataattcaaactactCTTCTAATCTTTCCATCAGTGATATCCAACACTTTgatttgtcatttcccgggtccctgaagacctcatttcccattttcatgaaaaatcgacAATCCCgtgtcacgcttagaccccaatgagacccacttcaTAATGTACATGTTCCAGGAACCTGTAATCCAATGGTTGGTGTGTGTTATGATTACTTTTCAGCCTAAATCAAGATATTGCTTTTAgcctattgtattgtttatgatGGCATCTTTATATTCCCCACTAAGGACCATTCTATTTTTCTGCCTTTGTGTCCGTTAGTTGGTCCGTCCGTCAGATCGTTCATTCAACTGTCTGTCTGTCACGCttcaggttcaagtttttggttgaggtagtttttgatgaagttgtagtccaatcaaattgaaatttagtacacatgttccctatgatatgatcttgctaattttaatgccaaattaaagttttgacctcaatttcacggaATACtgtacatagaaaattatagtgcgagagacacatccgtgtactatgaacacatttttgttttagcaTACTTTACAGTGTAAGTTTAGTGCATTGGTGAAGGTGGAATGGTGACCTGTAGTGGTTCATATCCTGCTTTAGTATTTGATGGATGAATGTCTCATTTGCAACTCTttattttcacctcaaatttAATGTTGTTTCTAATTATCCACAAAACATGCTCTGGAATAACACTGATAATGCATGGCATGATCTGAAATAACACTCATTAGGAACGAAACATTTGAAACATGCTCTGGAACAACACTTATTATGGACAACACACAATACATACTCTCTGGAGTAGCACTGATCAGGAACCAATCAAACAAAACATGCTCTTGAATAAAACTTGTGAGGAAAGAAATACCCAATACATGCTCTAGAATAACAATCAGGAACCAATAAGTTACACCTGCTCTGGAATTATGATGATcagcaacaaacaaaacatgctCTTGAATAACATGCATCAAAAGCAAAACACATAATACATGCTCTTCTATAACACCCATCATACAATAAATGCTCTGGATTTTCAATCATATAATACTTGCTCTTTTAAAGTAATAGTCTTgcttcaaacaaaacaaacaattaccGCTCTTGATCAACAATCACACAATACTTTCTCTGGAATAACATCTATGGCTTTATACATACCCTGGattaaaacacacaatacaTGCTCTGGAATAACATTCATCATACAAGACATGCTCTGATATAACACTTATCAAGAACGAAACACACTTCATACTCTGGAATTACACTCAGAAATGATACCTTAAATACATGTTCTGAAAAAACACCTATAAAGTGATACATGTTCTGGATTAACATTCACACTATAACTGCTCTGGAATAACAACTTACCAATACATACTCTGGAATAAAACACACAATTCATGCTCACCAGGAACCAAACAATCAACACTTGGTCAGGAATtccacacaacacatggtcagGAATTCAACCCACCAGGAACcaaacacacaacacatggtcagGAATTCCTCTCACAAGGAACTAAACTCACAACATATGGTCAGGAACTCCTCTCACAAGGAACCAAACTCACAACATATGATCAGGAATTCCTCTAACCAGGAACCAAACTCACAACATATGGTCTGGAATTCCTCTCACCAGGAACCAAACGCACAATACATGGTCTGGTATTCCTCTCACCAGGAACCAAActcacaacacatggtctggaatTCCTCTCACCAGGTCCCAAACACACAAAACATGGTCAGGAATTCCTCTCACCAGGAACCAAActcacaacacatggtctggaatTCCTCTCACCAGGAACCAAAAGCACAATTCATGGTCCGGTATTCCTCTCACCAGGAACCAAACTCACAACACATGGTCAGGAATTCCTCTCACCAGGAACCAAAcgcacaacacatggtctggtaTTCCCTCACCAGGAATCAAActcacaacacatggtctggaatTCCTCTCACCAGGTCCCAAACGCACAACACATGGTCAGGAATTCCTCTAACCAGGAACCAAACTTACAACACATGATCATGAATTCCTCTCACCAGGAAATAAACGCACAACATAAGGCTGTTATTCCTCTCACCAAGAACAAAActcacaacacatggtctggaatTCCTTTCACCAGGTCCCAAACGCACAACACATGTCAGGAATTCCTCTCACCAGGAACCAAACTCACAACACATGGTCGGGAATTCCTCACACCAGGAACCAAATTCACAACACATGATTAGGAATTCCTCTCACCAGGAACCAAACTCACAACACATAATTAGGAATTTCTCTCACCAGGAATCtaacttacaacacatggtcagGAATTTCTCTCACCAGGAACCAAAAGCACAATTCATGGTCTTGAATTCCCTCACTAGGAACCAAACGCACAACACATGGTTTGGAATTCCTCTCACCAGGAACCAAACTCACAACCCATGGTCTGAAATTCCTCTCACCAGGAACCAAACTCTCAACCAAGATCAGGATTTCCTCTCACCAGGAATCAAActcacaacacatggtctggaatTCCTCTCACCAGGAACCAAACGCACAACACATGGTATGGAATTCCTCTCATCAGGAACAAAACGATCACCATATGGTCAGGAATTCCTCTCACTAGAAAACAAActcacaacacatggtctggaatTCCTCTCACCAGGAACCAAACTCACAACACATGGTTAGGATATCTTCTCACCAGGAACCAAACTCACAACACATGATCTGGAATTCCTCTCACAAGGAACCAAACTCACAACACATGATTAAAAATCCTCTCACCAGGAATCATTTGAACAACACATGGTTTGGAATTCCTCTCACCAGGAACCAAACTCACAACACATGATCTGGAATTCCTCTCACAATGAACCAAACTCACAACACATGATTACAAATTCCTCTCACCAGAAACCAAActcacaacacatggtctggaatTCCTCTCACCAGGAACCAAACTCACAACACATGATCAGAAATTCCTCTCACCAGGAACCAAACTTTCAACACATGATCAGGAATTCCTCTCACCAGGAACCAAAcgcacaacacatggtctggaatTCCTCTCATCAGGAACCAAACTCACAACACATGATCAGAAATTCCTCTCACCAGGAACCAAACTTTCAACACATGATCAGGAATTTCTCTCACCAGGAACCAAAcgcacaacacatggtctggaatTCCTCTCACCAGGAACCAACCTCACAACACATGGTCACAGGAAACAAACGCACACCACATGGTTAGGAATTCCTTTCACCAGGAACCAAACTCAAAACACATGGTCAGGAATTCTTCTCACCAGGAACTTAACTCATAACACATAGTCTTGAATTCCTCTCACCAGGAACCAAACTCACAACACATGATAAGAAATTCTCTCACCAGGAACTTAACACACAACATATGAACAAGAATTCCTCA comes from the Mytilus trossulus isolate FHL-02 chromosome 3, PNRI_Mtr1.1.1.hap1, whole genome shotgun sequence genome and includes:
- the LOC134712698 gene encoding uncharacterized protein LOC134712698, which encodes MSYLRKIMQSTIQKRHILIAILILVVLIIILQFGGPHYCRYIDIKKKIEYICIEDPDTQNKTGLEDVKPLPLVYQNNYFIDKNSGGKVQAKKLYRPSTRNDLDFTAAEKSRIHSCVNNFKSDWKKGQSDFWDGDEQYVRRTHHNYLIPGDNVMIEVGGNVGEDAQYYLDTYKPKHYIMLEPLKLLYRKLQQRFKNYTNAITYNVGLGKRNEKFMIKMEGNVGDASSPFFGSGEGTCSLKVINAIDFFSALGVGNFKVDLITINCEGCEYDLLETILSTDLVYHFKHIQFGTHPTLKNLADPVRRYCQIQERLSRTHKLTYQYKFTWETWKLKDI